The sequence below is a genomic window from Draconibacterium halophilum.
AATATACAAAAATATATCCGTTTGTAAACGTTTACAAACGTTTATTGTCGACTACAAACGTTTAAAAACCGGCTAAGCTTCACCAGCCACTCTACATTTGTTTCAACAATTGCGTTACAGGACTCGCATAAGATACAGTCCTACATTATTAACTAAAAAATAAATATCATGAATGCATTAAGAAACAGCGTAAGATTGTTAGGTAACCTGGGAGAAGACCCAAAAGTAAAAAGATTAGAGAGTGGAAAAGTAGTTGCCAATTTTAATATCGCAACCAACGAAATTTATCGCGATAGTAACGGGAATAAACAAACCGAAACAACATGGCACCGATTGGTAGCTTGGGGAAAAAATGCAGAAGTTGCTGAGAAATACCTGAAAAAAGGAAAAGAAATTGCCATTGAAGGGAAATTGACAAACCGCCAGTGGGAAGATAAAAATGGGGAAAAGCAATATATGACTGAGGTTGTTGTTAACTCCTTGCTGATGCTGGATAAAGCATCAAACTAGTAAACCGGAAACCGTTAATCTCAAAAAAACAGTAGTGTTACCATTTGTAACGCTACTGTTTTTTTTCATCAGAAAGTTCCTCTCCCTAAAAGTTCCACTCTCCCTAAAACATTTTTACAGGCATTGGTCCTGGTGGTGGCGCTGTTATATCCATGTCATGGAATTCCAGTACCATTTTTTTTAAAACTATTTTCAAATGCCCCTTCCGATGTTGCGTTTTTCTTATACTGTTGATTCAGTATTTCTACTTACTTTCCATGCCGCCGGCAAAATCCATCACACACATGGTATTATAACGCGGATGTGAACCGCATGCCACACCGATACTTTTAAAATCAGGTTGTAAGAGATTCGCACGGTGTCCGCGGCTTTTTACACCATCATCGATCAATAGGAAAATGACGATTTGCTGTGCTGAAGTATTTCCATAAGCAATATTCTCGGCAATACGAACCTGCCATTTTCCATAGCGTTCAATCCGATCTTTTAAGTTCGATCGATTTCTTCCGGTGTGCCCTGTTTTGCCGGTTTTTGACTGGTCTTTTTGATGATCTTTGGCCGCTTTGGTCAAAAGTTTGTCGGGATATAAAACCGGAACAGGGCTGGCTTTTTTCAACACACGCACACATTCTTGTAATGCGCTAATGCCTTCCTGGGTCATTATCGATTTGTCGCCGGGGTAATGCAGCACCTTTCTTTCGTAGTATTTAGCCAGTGGAGCAATGTGTTTTTCGGCATATTCCGAAGGATTAGACCTGAACAAGTTGATCTCATATATCACTTCCTTTTCCAGATCAGTCAAGTAATTCGCATCGACTGCGGTGTTTAATGTACGATCTCTTGTTGTCTCTTCAGCTGAAACTGACAGACTCAAAGCGATTAAAAATAGTGCGATTCTCATTTTCACGATTATACTTTTTAGAATGAAATCTTTTATGCAAATACCATGCTGCTATTTACTTTTCTATCCCAGATGGTAATTACACACCGGGTCTTATTATCTACCCGCTGGTCGTGCGTTGAAACTACAAACGTTATTTTTTCATCTTTATTAAGTTACTCCATTAATATCGGGCAGATTTTCGGTAGAATAAGAATCAAGATTGGTAGTAGGCTCCCCGGTAAGAGAAATTGTGTCATCTGTTTTTCTGATAGCGTCGAATGGTTCCGGACTTTATGCGATTTCTTATGTTGGAAGAGTGAACGGTTGGCCAATCGAAATATTGAATATTAGACGATAAAATTCGAATAACAGAATAAAGGTTAAGTATAAACAGGAAAATAGTTGAACAATTTTGGTATTGCATCAATAGTTGCAAGCAAAT
It includes:
- a CDS encoding CAP domain-containing protein; translated protein: MRIALFLIALSLSVSAEETTRDRTLNTAVDANYLTDLEKEVIYEINLFRSNPSEYAEKHIAPLAKYYERKVLHYPGDKSIMTQEGISALQECVRVLKKASPVPVLYPDKLLTKAAKDHQKDQSKTGKTGHTGRNRSNLKDRIERYGKWQVRIAENIAYGNTSAQQIVIFLLIDDGVKSRGHRANLLQPDFKSIGVACGSHPRYNTMCVMDFAGGMESK
- a CDS encoding single-stranded DNA-binding protein, with amino-acid sequence MNALRNSVRLLGNLGEDPKVKRLESGKVVANFNIATNEIYRDSNGNKQTETTWHRLVAWGKNAEVAEKYLKKGKEIAIEGKLTNRQWEDKNGEKQYMTEVVVNSLLMLDKASN